Proteins from a single region of Chromobacterium sp. ATCC 53434:
- a CDS encoding HD-GYP domain-containing protein yields the protein MLSIGKELQMDVFSESGCLLLKRGHYVLTPELKQKLIKMGFAESKPEAKTAEKPNINDHKKHSLFEDISFLQLRVRNVLYHALTAQGFEAKVMEIAQALIQLAEKQRDALIASIFLVPFTEYSVAHSLHTAALLSILTRHITLPPKHRETLICAALTMNIAQVELQNELFAQADRPDDGQRQAIFDHPIMSSAILREAGIEDQLWHTLVQTHHESWQGNGYPFALPREQILPPAHMLHLADITCAKLLPRRYRSALLPATALGHIFQRKDTEFDQAFTTMLIKELGIYPPGSFVRLASEEICVVISAGAKPSEPLVAAIRRADGPPYGTPLLRDTGKPGLKVTAPCHASEAKVRVSFLAHLWKS from the coding sequence ATGCTGTCCATCGGCAAAGAGCTGCAGATGGACGTCTTCTCGGAGAGCGGCTGCCTGCTGCTGAAGCGCGGCCATTACGTGCTGACGCCGGAGTTGAAGCAGAAGCTGATCAAGATGGGCTTCGCCGAATCCAAGCCCGAGGCCAAGACGGCTGAAAAGCCCAATATCAACGACCACAAGAAGCATTCGCTGTTCGAGGACATCTCCTTCCTCCAACTGCGCGTGCGCAATGTGCTGTACCACGCGCTGACCGCCCAGGGCTTCGAGGCCAAGGTGATGGAGATCGCCCAGGCGCTGATCCAGCTGGCGGAAAAACAGCGGGACGCGCTGATCGCCTCCATCTTCCTGGTGCCATTCACCGAATACAGCGTCGCCCACTCGCTGCACACGGCGGCGCTGCTGTCGATACTGACCCGCCACATCACGCTGCCGCCCAAACACCGCGAGACGCTGATCTGCGCGGCGCTGACGATGAACATCGCCCAGGTCGAGCTGCAGAACGAGCTGTTCGCCCAGGCCGACCGCCCGGACGACGGCCAGCGCCAGGCGATATTCGACCACCCGATCATGAGCTCGGCCATCCTGCGCGAAGCCGGCATCGAGGACCAGCTGTGGCACACGCTGGTGCAGACCCACCACGAGTCCTGGCAGGGCAACGGCTACCCGTTCGCGCTGCCCAGGGAGCAGATCCTGCCGCCGGCCCACATGCTGCACCTGGCCGACATCACCTGCGCCAAGCTCTTGCCACGCCGCTATCGCTCCGCGCTGTTGCCGGCCACCGCGCTCGGCCACATCTTCCAGCGCAAGGACACCGAGTTCGACCAGGCCTTCACGACGATGCTGATCAAGGAGCTGGGCATCTATCCGCCCGGCAGCTTCGTGCGGCTGGCCAGCGAGGAGATCTGCGTGGTGATCTCGGCCGGCGCCAAGCCCAGCGAACCGCTGGTGGCGGCGATACGCCGCGCCGACGGCCCGCCGTACGGCACGCCGCTGCTGCGCGACACCGGCAAGCCCGGCCTCAAGGTCACCGCCCCCTGCCACGCCAGCGAGGCCAAGGTCAGGGTGTCCTTCCTCGCCCATCTGTGGAAATCCTAG
- a CDS encoding alkaline phosphatase: MRTFSLSLTLLATLSLAACGSGGGNAAGRPQDNAENRPAAAKNVIFFLGDGMGIATTTAARIYAAGEDGELTMDTLPESGFVKTFSNDAQVTDSAPSMSAYMTGVKMNNEVISMSTDTVAKSPTADLTSSCGAGNGKPVSTLLELAKAGNRATGVVTTTRVTHATPAATYSHVCHRDAESDIAAQLVPGGAQYNAALKDGVDVVFGGGRQFFLPKTAGGKRADGRDLVAELKAKGYGYAADKTAFSAIDPAKTRRAVGLFTSSHMSYDLDRDAGKEPSLAEMTTKAIAMLANRPDKQGMFLMVEGGRIDHALHETTAKKALQDTVAFDQAIKAAIDAMQQKDPGLKNTLIVVTADHDHTLVLNGYAKRTGKTAPGNPGVLGLAKDYVSGKNLTDADGMPYSIIGFGNGENRVAGDRNAAAALTDDAVSANDYHQEAAIRMPAGGETHGGTDVYIAAIGQGADSVHGFLENIEVFGLVKKAAGL, from the coding sequence ATGCGCACCTTCAGTCTCAGCCTGACCCTGCTGGCGACGCTGTCGCTAGCGGCCTGCGGCAGCGGCGGCGGCAACGCCGCCGGCCGGCCCCAGGACAATGCCGAAAACCGCCCCGCCGCCGCCAAGAACGTCATCTTCTTCCTTGGCGACGGCATGGGCATCGCCACCACCACCGCCGCCCGCATCTACGCCGCCGGCGAGGACGGCGAACTGACGATGGACACGCTGCCGGAGTCCGGCTTCGTCAAGACCTTCTCCAACGACGCCCAGGTCACCGACAGCGCGCCGTCGATGTCGGCCTATATGACCGGCGTCAAGATGAACAACGAAGTGATCTCGATGTCCACCGACACCGTGGCCAAATCGCCGACCGCCGACCTGACGTCCAGCTGCGGCGCCGGCAACGGCAAGCCGGTATCCACGCTGTTGGAGCTGGCCAAGGCCGGCAACCGCGCCACCGGCGTCGTCACCACCACCCGCGTCACCCACGCCACCCCGGCCGCCACCTATTCCCACGTCTGCCACCGCGACGCCGAATCCGACATCGCCGCCCAGCTGGTGCCCGGCGGCGCGCAGTACAACGCGGCGCTGAAGGACGGCGTCGACGTGGTCTTCGGCGGCGGCCGCCAGTTCTTCCTGCCCAAAACGGCGGGCGGCAAGCGCGCCGACGGCCGTGACCTGGTGGCGGAACTGAAGGCCAAAGGCTACGGCTACGCCGCCGACAAGACCGCCTTCAGCGCCATCGATCCGGCCAAGACCCGGCGCGCCGTCGGCCTGTTCACCTCCAGCCACATGAGCTACGACCTGGACCGCGACGCCGGCAAGGAACCCAGCCTGGCCGAGATGACGACCAAGGCCATCGCCATGCTGGCCAACCGGCCCGACAAGCAGGGCATGTTCCTGATGGTGGAAGGCGGCCGCATCGACCACGCCTTGCACGAAACCACCGCCAAGAAAGCGCTGCAGGACACCGTGGCCTTCGACCAGGCGATCAAGGCCGCCATAGACGCGATGCAGCAGAAGGACCCGGGCCTGAAGAACACGCTGATCGTCGTCACCGCCGACCACGACCACACGCTGGTGCTGAACGGCTACGCCAAGCGCACCGGCAAGACCGCGCCGGGCAACCCGGGCGTGCTGGGCCTGGCCAAGGACTACGTCAGCGGCAAGAACCTGACCGACGCCGACGGCATGCCCTACTCCATCATCGGCTTCGGCAACGGCGAAAACCGCGTCGCCGGCGACCGCAACGCGGCGGCCGCGCTGACCGACGACGCCGTCTCGGCCAACGACTATCACCAGGAGGCGGCGATACGGATGCCGGCCGGCGGCGAGACCCACGGCGGCACCGACGTCTACATCGCCGCGATCGGCCAGGGCGCCGACAGCGTCCACGGCTTCCTGGAAAACATAGAAGTGTTCGGCCTGGTCAAGAAGGCCGCCGGCCTGTGA
- a CDS encoding alkaline phosphatase, whose product MKTLMAAAVLAALPAVSAHAAGEAKNVIFFLGDGMGPATVTAARIYQYGEGGKLAMEKLDRTARIKTFSNDAQTTDSAPSMSAYMTGVKMNNEVISMSSDTRAIEPNSDGTGNCGAGNGAPAATLLELAKARGKAIGAVTTTRVTHATPAATYAHVCHRDAESDIIAQAVPGGAGYNAKLGGGLDVLMGGGGKFLLPKASGGKRADGRNLLQEFAAKGYPVLQSGADLAAFDAKSASRVVGIFGKDHLEYELDRVKNKVDQPSLAQMTAAAIDVLSKNGNGYVLMVEGGRIDHALHGTNAKRALVDAVAFDDAIKTALAKVDLNNTLVVVTADHDHTMTINGYSKRGNPVHDISRGYTDGQPSKDADGAVYTTLVFGNGPNRKPTRVSVDSATATADDYQQETGIRLSSETHGGGDVMLMSGGAGSKGFKGVMDNTKVFGLVKSALGL is encoded by the coding sequence ATGAAAACCCTGATGGCCGCCGCCGTGCTGGCCGCCCTGCCCGCCGTTTCCGCCCACGCCGCCGGCGAGGCCAAGAACGTGATCTTTTTTCTCGGCGACGGCATGGGACCGGCCACCGTCACCGCTGCCCGTATCTACCAGTACGGCGAGGGCGGCAAGCTCGCTATGGAGAAGCTTGATCGCACTGCCAGGATCAAGACCTTCTCCAACGACGCGCAGACCACCGACAGCGCGCCGTCGATGTCGGCTTATATGACCGGCGTGAAGATGAACAACGAGGTGATCTCGATGTCGTCCGACACCCGCGCCATCGAGCCCAACAGCGACGGCACCGGCAACTGCGGCGCCGGCAACGGTGCGCCGGCCGCCACGCTGCTGGAGCTGGCCAAGGCCAGGGGCAAGGCGATAGGCGCGGTCACCACCACCCGCGTCACCCACGCGACGCCGGCCGCCACCTACGCCCACGTCTGCCATCGCGACGCCGAATCCGACATCATCGCCCAGGCGGTGCCCGGCGGCGCCGGCTACAACGCCAAGCTGGGCGGCGGCCTCGACGTGCTGATGGGCGGCGGCGGCAAATTCCTGCTGCCCAAGGCCAGCGGCGGCAAGCGCGCCGACGGCCGCAACCTGTTGCAGGAATTCGCCGCCAAGGGCTATCCGGTGCTGCAGAGCGGCGCCGATCTGGCCGCCTTCGACGCCAAATCGGCCAGCCGCGTCGTCGGCATCTTCGGCAAGGACCACCTGGAATACGAACTGGACCGCGTCAAGAACAAGGTGGACCAGCCCAGCCTGGCGCAGATGACCGCGGCGGCGATAGATGTGCTGTCCAAGAACGGCAACGGCTACGTGCTGATGGTGGAAGGCGGCCGCATCGACCACGCGCTGCACGGCACCAACGCCAAGCGCGCGCTGGTGGACGCCGTCGCCTTCGACGACGCGATCAAAACCGCGCTGGCCAAGGTGGACCTGAACAACACCCTGGTGGTCGTCACCGCCGACCATGACCACACGATGACCATCAACGGCTATTCCAAGCGCGGCAATCCGGTCCACGACATCTCGCGCGGCTACACCGACGGCCAGCCGTCCAAGGACGCCGACGGCGCCGTCTACACCACGCTGGTATTCGGCAACGGCCCCAACCGCAAGCCGACCCGCGTGTCGGTCGATTCGGCCACCGCCACCGCCGACGACTACCAGCAGGAGACCGGCATCCGCCTGTCCAGCGAGACCCACGGCGGCGGCGACGTGATGCTGATGTCCGGCGGCGCCGGCAGCAAGGGCTTCAAGGGCGTGATGGACAACACCAAGGTATTCGGCCTGGTGAAGTCGGCGCTAGGTCTGTAA